From Candidatus Binataceae bacterium, one genomic window encodes:
- a CDS encoding DNA polymerase domain-containing protein, with amino-acid sequence MNHYQEICRQFYDNRLLFGDPAERGIVAVEVVPPGEVEIYRRFGADLTRERRPLRLFALLAEPGMLNGLRAPYRVEPLEGNFRLRWLATFERLDALEAARRHLRNLTGKSLGVSDAPYLVLTDPVEQHLILSGSAFFIGMEFDDLRRMQLDIETYISPGFEFPTAAREGDRVIAIALRDSAGYERVLRGDEMDECTMLEELVRIVAARDPDVIEGHNLFRFDLEYLEARARRHRVKLALGRDRSEMSARASRLQIAERSIAYRRYDIRGRSIVDTWILAQHYDIASRELEGFGLKELAQHFHVAAADRVYIDAARVSDCFDHRPEELFAYAVGDVRETAALAGLLAPSYFVQAQIFPYSFQNVMLRGNATRIDALLMRAYLAARHSIPSPQAPSEVMGGYTEVRRCGVARRVLHCDVTSLYPSLMLHYGHAPAGDRLGVFLKALGDLRSFRIQAKAAVRELDGAARRNLEALQQTFKILINSFYGYLGFSLGHFNDFFQANAVTRRGRELIQAAVAALEDAGAQVIEVDTDGIYFVAPPGVDEAAAAQSLIERIGAAMPEGVRLEIDGCYPAMFSYKMKNYVLLEESGEMTIRGSGLRSRGLERFQRRFMEEMFRLMLEQRAGEIPELYEGWRDRLARHAFGIGDLMKTETLQDSPETYRDKIGGKRRNVSAAYELALKAPRPYLSGDQISYYVAGRGTRVKVSAAARLAAEYDPANPDENVEYYQAKLAELYAKFRPYAERPGLFSPAEVESATEQPEQQSMFDEAVTEKAGK; translated from the coding sequence ATGAACCACTACCAGGAGATCTGCCGGCAGTTTTACGACAACCGGCTGCTCTTCGGCGATCCCGCGGAACGCGGGATCGTCGCGGTCGAGGTTGTTCCGCCGGGCGAGGTCGAAATCTACCGCCGATTCGGCGCCGATCTGACGCGTGAGCGCCGCCCGCTCAGGCTCTTCGCCCTGCTGGCGGAACCGGGGATGCTCAACGGCCTTCGCGCCCCGTACCGGGTCGAACCGCTTGAGGGCAATTTCCGTCTGCGATGGCTTGCGACATTCGAGCGCCTCGACGCGCTGGAAGCCGCGCGGCGCCATCTGCGCAACCTCACCGGCAAATCGCTCGGCGTTTCCGACGCTCCCTACCTGGTGCTTACGGACCCGGTCGAGCAGCACCTCATCCTGAGCGGCTCCGCGTTTTTCATCGGGATGGAATTCGACGATCTGCGCCGGATGCAGCTCGATATCGAAACCTACATCAGTCCGGGCTTCGAGTTTCCGACCGCGGCGCGGGAGGGCGACCGCGTGATCGCGATCGCGCTCCGCGATTCGGCCGGCTACGAACGCGTATTGCGCGGCGACGAGATGGACGAGTGCACGATGCTCGAAGAGTTGGTGCGGATCGTCGCCGCGCGCGACCCCGACGTTATCGAGGGCCATAATCTCTTCCGTTTCGATCTCGAGTATCTCGAAGCGCGCGCCCGGCGCCATCGGGTGAAGCTCGCGCTCGGCCGCGACCGCAGCGAGATGAGCGCGCGCGCCTCGCGCCTGCAGATCGCCGAGCGCTCGATCGCCTACCGCCGCTACGACATCCGCGGCCGCAGCATCGTCGATACCTGGATCCTCGCTCAGCACTACGATATCGCGAGCCGCGAGCTCGAGGGCTTCGGGCTGAAGGAGCTGGCGCAGCATTTTCACGTGGCCGCCGCCGACCGCGTCTATATCGACGCCGCGCGCGTGAGCGACTGCTTCGACCATCGGCCAGAAGAGCTTTTCGCCTACGCGGTGGGCGACGTGCGCGAGACCGCTGCGCTCGCGGGGCTGCTCGCGCCGAGCTATTTCGTGCAGGCGCAGATTTTCCCCTACTCCTTCCAGAACGTGATGCTGCGCGGGAACGCAACCCGGATAGACGCGCTGCTGATGCGCGCCTACCTGGCCGCGCGCCATTCGATTCCCTCGCCGCAGGCCCCGAGCGAAGTGATGGGCGGGTACACCGAGGTCCGGCGCTGCGGCGTCGCGCGCCGCGTGCTGCATTGCGACGTGACGTCGCTGTACCCGTCGCTGATGCTGCATTACGGGCACGCGCCGGCGGGCGACCGGCTCGGCGTGTTCCTGAAAGCGCTGGGCGACTTGCGGAGCTTCCGCATCCAGGCCAAGGCGGCGGTGCGCGAACTCGACGGCGCCGCGCGGCGCAACCTCGAGGCGCTCCAGCAGACCTTCAAAATCCTCATCAATTCGTTTTACGGCTACCTCGGCTTTTCGCTCGGCCATTTCAACGACTTCTTCCAGGCCAATGCCGTCACTCGTCGCGGACGGGAGCTTATCCAGGCCGCGGTCGCCGCGCTCGAGGACGCCGGCGCGCAGGTGATCGAGGTCGATACCGACGGCATCTATTTCGTCGCGCCGCCGGGCGTCGATGAGGCCGCCGCCGCGCAGAGCCTGATCGAGCGGATCGGCGCCGCGATGCCCGAGGGCGTGCGGCTCGAGATCGACGGCTGCTATCCCGCGATGTTCTCCTACAAGATGAAGAACTACGTGCTGCTCGAGGAATCGGGCGAGATGACGATTCGCGGCTCGGGGCTGCGCTCGCGCGGCCTCGAGCGGTTCCAGCGCCGCTTCATGGAGGAGATGTTCCGCCTGATGCTGGAGCAGCGCGCCGGCGAAATCCCGGAGCTCTACGAGGGCTGGCGCGATCGCCTGGCGCGCCACGCCTTCGGTATCGGCGACCTGATGAAGACCGAGACGCTGCAGGACTCGCCCGAAACCTACCGTGACAAGATCGGCGGCAAGCGGCGCAACGTCTCGGCGGCCTACGAACTGGCGCTCAAGGCCCCGCGCCCGTACTTGAGCGGCGACCAGATTTCCTATTACGTTGCGGGCCGCGGAACCCGGGTCAAAGTGAGCGCGGCGGCGCGCCTGGCCGCAGAATACGACCCGGCCAATCCCGACGAAAACGTCGAATACTACCAGGCCAAGCTCGCCGAGCTTTACGCCAAGTTCAGGCCCTATGCCGAGAGGCCCGGTCTCTTCAGCCCTGCCGAAGTCGAAAGCGCGACCGAACAGCCGGAGCAGCAGTCGATGTTCGACGAGGCCGTGACCGAGAAAGCCGGCAAATAG
- a CDS encoding FMN-binding negative transcriptional regulator, giving the protein MYIPKTFEVTDASTLHQFIETYSFGTLVTIAAEEPTATRLPMILDRATGKHGTLLGHVARANPQWRSFDGRQRCLAMFDGPHAYVSPSWYATSPAVPTWNYATVHVYGIARAIHDTERLSALVDRLVGIYEAGLSEPWPGTMPADFRASMLKAIVGFEVEIERIEGKFKMGQNRPLEDRIGAVEHLERSADPAARALASLTRNHLGLEPAGAQEKPG; this is encoded by the coding sequence ATGTACATACCGAAGACGTTCGAGGTTACCGACGCCTCGACGCTCCACCAGTTCATCGAAACCTACAGCTTTGGGACGCTAGTGACGATCGCCGCCGAAGAGCCGACCGCAACGCGGCTGCCGATGATCCTCGACCGCGCAACCGGCAAGCACGGAACCCTGCTTGGCCACGTCGCGCGCGCCAATCCGCAATGGCGCTCGTTCGACGGCCGCCAGCGCTGTCTCGCGATGTTCGACGGGCCGCATGCCTACGTTTCGCCGAGCTGGTATGCGACGTCGCCCGCGGTTCCGACCTGGAACTATGCGACCGTGCACGTTTACGGCATCGCCCGCGCGATCCATGACACGGAGCGGCTCTCCGCGCTGGTGGACAGGCTGGTCGGCATATACGAAGCCGGGCTGAGCGAGCCATGGCCCGGCACGATGCCCGCCGACTTCAGGGCGTCGATGCTCAAGGCCATCGTCGGATTCGAGGTCGAGATCGAGCGAATCGAAGGCAAGTTCAAGATGGGACAGAACCGGCCGCTCGAGGATCGAATCGGCGCGGTAGAACATCTCGAAAGGAGTGCCGATCCCGCTGCACGCGCGCTCGCGAGCCTCACGCGCAATCACCTTGGGCTCGAGCCCGCCGGCGCGCAGGAAAAGCCGGGTTAA
- a CDS encoding copper resistance CopC family protein has product MNTLTLWIIGVCLLLAAGAAGPLAALAHSFPQEETPSAGQRLSSPPSAITIKFDAPIEKLFAKLDVLDAEGKSEAVGQPQVDPSALTLSVKLAALKPGDYTVKWAVVCIDSHHTEGSYVFTVAGGGG; this is encoded by the coding sequence ATGAACACGCTCACGCTGTGGATCATCGGCGTCTGCCTGCTGCTGGCCGCAGGCGCGGCCGGCCCTTTGGCGGCGCTGGCGCATTCGTTTCCGCAGGAGGAGACGCCGTCGGCCGGCCAGCGCCTCTCTTCGCCGCCCTCCGCGATCACGATCAAATTCGACGCGCCGATCGAGAAGTTGTTCGCCAAGCTCGACGTGCTGGACGCCGAGGGCAAGTCCGAAGCCGTCGGTCAACCGCAGGTTGATCCGAGCGCACTGACCCTGTCGGTCAAACTCGCCGCGCTCAAGCCGGGCGATTACACGGTGAAATGGGCGGTCGTCTGCATCGACTCGCACCACACGGAAGGCTCATACGTCTTTACAGTTGCGGGAGGCGGCGGATGA
- a CDS encoding sodium:calcium antiporter, with protein sequence MSIHIVILLASFAVILAGSEMFTNGVEWAGHHLSLSEAAVGSLLAAVGTALPETLIPAVALLMSRGMPGAHSEVGVGAIVGAPLMLSTIALFVMGVAALGFRGRRGRSALHIPRIDARRDLAFFMPVFIATLLLGMTRLPPAARYIVGAMLLAVYASYALVILRLRRDAGTSVEYGLHLERLFGGNPRDPGGRTTVIQVLLGVIAILLGAYVFVDQIVFLSQHASLSAGVLSLILSPLATELPEKYNAVVWIRQGKDNLALANITGAMVFQSCIPVALGLVFTPWHLSPPELLAGAIAVLSAALLYANLRDGVLGTPTLVVGGAAYAGFIAGLLWLRAL encoded by the coding sequence TTGTCGATTCATATCGTTATCCTGCTGGCGAGCTTCGCCGTCATCCTCGCGGGCTCCGAGATGTTCACCAACGGGGTCGAATGGGCGGGCCATCACCTGAGCCTCTCCGAGGCCGCTGTCGGGAGCCTGCTCGCCGCTGTCGGTACCGCCCTGCCCGAGACGCTGATTCCCGCGGTCGCGCTGCTCATGAGCCGCGGTATGCCGGGGGCTCATAGCGAAGTCGGAGTCGGTGCGATCGTCGGGGCGCCGCTGATGCTTTCGACTATTGCGCTGTTCGTGATGGGAGTAGCCGCGCTTGGCTTCCGCGGCCGCCGCGGGCGGAGCGCGCTCCACATTCCGCGAATTGACGCCCGGCGTGACCTAGCATTCTTCATGCCGGTATTCATCGCGACGTTGCTCCTCGGGATGACCAGGCTGCCCCCGGCCGCCCGCTACATCGTCGGTGCGATGCTGCTCGCGGTGTATGCGAGCTATGCGCTGGTGATCCTTAGGCTCAGACGCGACGCTGGAACTTCGGTCGAGTACGGGCTGCACCTGGAGCGCCTGTTTGGAGGTAATCCGCGCGACCCGGGTGGCCGCACCACCGTGATCCAGGTGCTGCTCGGTGTGATCGCGATTCTGCTCGGTGCGTACGTGTTCGTCGATCAGATCGTTTTTCTTTCACAACACGCCAGCCTGAGCGCCGGCGTGCTTTCGCTCATCCTGAGCCCGCTCGCCACCGAATTGCCCGAAAAATACAACGCCGTCGTCTGGATTCGTCAGGGCAAGGACAATCTTGCGCTGGCCAACATTACGGGCGCGATGGTCTTTCAGAGCTGCATCCCGGTCGCACTCGGCCTCGTCTTCACGCCCTGGCATCTGAGCCCGCCGGAACTGCTGGCCGGCGCGATCGCGGTTCTTTCGGCTGCGCTCCTTTACGCCAACCTCCGCGACGGCGTATTGGGAACGCCGACCCTGGTAGTGGGAGGCGCGGCCTACGCCGGGTTCATCGCGGGCCTGCTATGGCTCCGCGCTCTGTGA
- a CDS encoding fumarylacetoacetate hydrolase family protein: MRLVTFEDEPRHLRLGALAEGLVVDLNAACRALMEERGERRASELALQAVPPEMVAFLEAGERAMNAAREALALVARLGADGARERGLARRAESVRLRAPVPRPTKLILVGLNYRDHAEEAGFKIPEVPTFFSKYANCVIGPGDAVRIPKVSPMIDYEGELAFIIGRAGRDIPPERAMEYVAGYTIMNDVSCRDYQMKTGQWMIGKTFDTFAPMGPYLVTRDEIPDPHNLEISLYLNGQRMQHSNTRNLIFKTEHVVSYLSQVFTFEPGDVISTGTPAGVGYTRKPPVFMKPGDRVRVEVEGLGALENPVEAA, from the coding sequence ATGCGCCTGGTCACATTCGAAGACGAGCCCCGACACCTTCGCCTCGGCGCCCTCGCCGAAGGTCTCGTAGTCGACCTCAACGCCGCCTGTCGCGCGCTGATGGAGGAGCGCGGTGAGCGCCGCGCCAGCGAGCTTGCGCTCCAGGCCGTGCCGCCCGAGATGGTCGCCTTTCTCGAGGCCGGCGAGCGCGCGATGAACGCCGCCCGGGAGGCGCTCGCGCTGGTCGCGCGGCTTGGCGCCGACGGCGCGCGAGAGCGCGGGCTTGCCCGCCGCGCCGAGTCGGTCCGGTTGCGCGCGCCCGTGCCGCGCCCGACCAAACTCATCCTGGTGGGACTCAATTACCGCGACCACGCCGAAGAGGCCGGCTTCAAGATTCCCGAGGTTCCGACGTTCTTCTCCAAGTATGCCAACTGCGTGATCGGGCCAGGCGACGCGGTAAGGATTCCCAAAGTCTCCCCGATGATCGACTACGAGGGCGAGCTCGCCTTCATTATCGGGCGCGCCGGCCGCGATATCCCGCCCGAGCGCGCGATGGAGTACGTGGCCGGCTACACGATCATGAACGACGTAAGCTGCCGCGATTACCAGATGAAGACCGGGCAGTGGATGATCGGCAAGACCTTCGACACTTTCGCGCCGATGGGGCCGTACCTTGTGACGCGCGACGAGATTCCCGATCCGCACAACCTCGAGATCTCGCTCTACTTAAACGGCCAGCGCATGCAGCACTCGAACACGCGCAACCTGATTTTCAAGACCGAGCATGTCGTCTCGTATCTCTCGCAGGTCTTCACCTTCGAGCCGGGCGACGTGATCTCGACCGGCACGCCGGCCGGCGTCGGCTACACGCGCAAGCCGCCGGTCTTCATGAAGCCGGGCGACCGGGTACGGGTCGAGGTCGAGGGCCTGGGCGCGCTGGAAAACCCGGTCGAGGCGGCTTAG
- a CDS encoding DUF3565 domain-containing protein, producing MKRKIIGFHLDEQADWVADLECGHTQHVRHQPPWQQRPWVTTAEGRQSRLGVELDCKKCDDEAAA from the coding sequence ATGAAACGGAAGATCATCGGGTTTCATCTGGACGAGCAGGCCGACTGGGTCGCGGACCTCGAGTGCGGACACACGCAGCACGTGCGCCATCAGCCGCCCTGGCAGCAGCGTCCGTGGGTGACGACCGCAGAGGGACGTCAGAGCCGGCTCGGCGTCGAACTCGACTGCAAAAAGTGCGACGACGAGGCCGCCGCATAG
- a CDS encoding metallophosphoesterase yields the protein MRIGNAVTIAIAGDWGTGNPSSRSIAQRIADLRPDHTIHLGDIYYAGAESEVRNKFLALWPAGVNANAPSFALNGNHEMYSSGVSYFQIALADPRFKAQQGLSYFSLQNDHWTIIAIDTAYYAHDLYLNGFIDTDVQLPWLATLTRAARQAGRRVILLTHHAGIDVEPAGAGVKITVADCGTRCSRRPTAAPITGTGDTSTPATRWRRFRSAAGAI from the coding sequence GTGCGGATCGGCAACGCGGTGACGATCGCGATCGCCGGCGACTGGGGCACCGGCAACCCCTCCTCGCGCAGCATCGCCCAGCGCATCGCCGACCTCAGGCCCGACCATACGATCCATCTGGGCGACATCTACTACGCCGGCGCCGAAAGCGAGGTGCGCAACAAGTTCCTCGCGCTCTGGCCGGCGGGTGTCAACGCCAACGCGCCGTCATTCGCGCTCAACGGAAATCACGAGATGTACTCGAGCGGCGTGAGCTACTTCCAGATCGCGCTTGCCGATCCGCGGTTCAAAGCGCAGCAGGGGCTGAGCTACTTTTCTCTGCAGAACGATCACTGGACCATAATCGCGATCGACACCGCCTATTACGCGCACGACCTCTACCTCAACGGCTTCATCGACACCGACGTTCAGCTCCCGTGGCTCGCGACCCTGACGCGCGCCGCGCGCCAGGCCGGCCGCCGCGTCATCCTGCTCACCCATCACGCCGGCATCGACGTCGAACCGGCGGGCGCCGGCGTCAAGATCACCGTCGCGGATTGTGGAACCAGGTGCTCCAGGCGACCGACGGCGGCCCCGATTACTGGTACTGGGGACACGTCCACGCCGGCTACGCGCTGGCGCCGTTTCCGATCGGCGGCGGGCGCAATCTGA
- a CDS encoding VOC family protein: MGRGSISHLALTASDLVRSTEFFDKVLGFMGYTRVEVREENQQLMKTRLNAWTSPNGSVTLRPAKGDSARKRHDRDAPGLNHIAFNADDRADVERMHSLLREMGAQILDPPAEYPYFRGYFAVYFADPDGVKFEFVHWPRS, from the coding sequence ATGGGCCGCGGTAGTATCAGTCATTTGGCGCTAACAGCCAGCGATTTGGTCCGCTCGACGGAGTTTTTCGACAAGGTTCTGGGCTTCATGGGCTATACGCGGGTCGAGGTGCGCGAGGAAAATCAGCAGTTGATGAAGACCCGGCTGAACGCATGGACGAGCCCCAATGGCTCCGTCACGCTACGCCCGGCGAAGGGAGATTCCGCGCGCAAGAGGCATGACCGCGACGCGCCGGGCCTGAACCATATTGCGTTCAATGCAGACGATCGGGCCGACGTCGAGCGCATGCACAGCCTGCTCAGGGAGATGGGCGCGCAGATCCTCGATCCGCCGGCCGAGTATCCGTATTTCCGGGGATATTTCGCGGTTTACTTTGCCGATCCCGACGGGGTGAAGTTCGAATTCGTTCACTGGCCGCGATCCTGA
- a CDS encoding aminotransferase class III-fold pyridoxal phosphate-dependent enzyme, whose protein sequence is MNSIEQLYRTRTPGSAALGERAARVMPGGDTRSVTFHRPYPLAIVRGAGPFLWDVDGNRYIDLLGNYTSLVHGNAYPPIVEAIARAGANGTAWPARNAAQVELAELICERVASVERVRFCNSGSEAGMLAAQLARHVTGRTQLLMARQGYHGSYDDLSSEWAGEGGRTMLAEYGDAASFEAMLARHGGDIAAVFLEPVLGSSGIIAPPPDFLPRVAGAAARAGALFVADEVITLRLGVGGVQAAAGVAPDLTMMGKIVGGGLPVGALGGRADLMAHFDPATPHAMHHSGTFNGNPLTCTAGVVSLRELTAERIAAMDRMASGIQAELERAAATLGLPFGIRRSGSLMNAAFEGAGAGEVHARAARMMEDFHLAALNRGLFFAPRGLIALSTVMTPEVATELCDRAAAALGDLAREESRMA, encoded by the coding sequence ATGAACTCGATCGAACAACTCTATCGTACGCGGACCCCTGGCTCGGCCGCTCTCGGAGAGCGCGCGGCACGCGTGATGCCCGGCGGCGACACGCGCAGCGTAACCTTCCATCGTCCGTACCCGCTGGCGATCGTGCGCGGGGCAGGGCCGTTTCTCTGGGACGTCGACGGCAACCGCTACATCGATCTGCTCGGCAATTATACGAGCCTCGTGCACGGCAACGCCTATCCGCCGATCGTCGAGGCGATCGCGCGTGCGGGCGCGAACGGCACGGCGTGGCCGGCGCGCAATGCGGCGCAGGTCGAACTTGCGGAGCTCATCTGCGAGCGCGTCGCTTCGGTCGAGCGGGTGCGATTCTGCAATTCGGGCAGCGAGGCCGGAATGCTCGCCGCGCAGCTTGCCCGCCACGTGACCGGCCGCACGCAGCTGCTGATGGCGCGGCAGGGCTATCACGGATCCTACGACGACCTATCCTCCGAATGGGCCGGCGAGGGCGGGCGCACGATGCTCGCGGAATACGGAGACGCCGCGTCGTTCGAGGCGATGCTCGCGCGGCACGGGGGCGACATCGCTGCGGTCTTCCTCGAGCCCGTACTCGGTTCGAGCGGAATCATCGCGCCACCGCCCGACTTTCTGCCCCGTGTGGCCGGCGCTGCGGCGCGCGCAGGCGCGCTGTTCGTGGCCGACGAAGTGATAACGCTGCGGCTCGGAGTGGGCGGCGTGCAGGCGGCGGCGGGAGTCGCGCCCGACCTCACCATGATGGGCAAGATCGTCGGCGGCGGCTTGCCGGTGGGCGCGCTCGGCGGGCGCGCGGATCTGATGGCGCATTTCGATCCCGCGACGCCGCACGCGATGCATCATTCGGGCACCTTCAACGGCAACCCGCTGACCTGCACCGCCGGGGTGGTTTCGCTGCGCGAGTTGACCGCCGAGCGGATCGCCGCGATGGACCGGATGGCCAGCGGGATTCAGGCGGAACTGGAACGCGCAGCGGCAACGCTGGGTCTCCCGTTCGGCATCCGCCGGTCGGGCTCGCTGATGAACGCCGCCTTCGAAGGCGCGGGGGCGGGTGAGGTGCACGCTCGCGCGGCGCGAATGATGGAGGACTTTCATCTGGCAGCGCTGAACCGGGGACTGTTTTTCGCGCCGCGCGGACTTATCGCGCTCTCGACGGTGATGACCCCCGAAGTCGCCACCGAGCTTTGCGATCGCGCTGCCGCCGCGCTCGGCGACCTGGCCAGGGAAGAATCCCGGATGGCGTAA
- a CDS encoding CopD family protein: MTQIGERALVAWPLLVAEVLIFGTAAFAVLLAPEAQSEEVANALTPLWRVLALMAVVSSPLALLIGTANMGDLSLRAALPFVPDVLRETHFGKVWLWSFPLSLSLPAIAWTRGRGPLKTAALGLAACGLLLLGSLSGHAIDRGALAVVVYFAHEVAAALWIGAILGLWVGAVRGKLGSEWVLRTAPRVSGVAGWTVTILILSGLYTAYYSLGADPHRLIEAAYGRTLVDKVCAAMLVLMIGAYNRYWVMPAVSETSAQASLLRNVGIECILLVGVLGLAALLANTPPAH, encoded by the coding sequence ATGACGCAGATCGGGGAGCGGGCGCTCGTCGCGTGGCCGTTGCTGGTGGCGGAGGTCCTGATCTTCGGCACGGCCGCGTTTGCCGTGCTGTTGGCGCCGGAGGCCCAGTCTGAAGAAGTCGCCAACGCGCTCACGCCGCTATGGCGCGTGCTCGCGCTCATGGCGGTCGTGTCCTCGCCGCTCGCTCTGCTGATCGGCACCGCGAACATGGGGGACCTGTCGCTGCGCGCGGCGCTGCCTTTTGTTCCGGACGTGCTTCGCGAGACGCATTTTGGAAAGGTCTGGCTCTGGAGCTTTCCCCTCAGCCTGAGCTTGCCCGCGATCGCGTGGACGCGCGGGCGCGGACCGCTGAAGACGGCGGCCCTGGGCCTCGCCGCGTGCGGTCTGCTCTTGCTTGGGAGCCTTTCTGGCCACGCGATCGACCGCGGCGCGCTCGCGGTCGTCGTGTACTTCGCGCATGAAGTCGCGGCAGCGCTTTGGATCGGAGCGATCCTCGGGCTCTGGGTGGGCGCTGTACGCGGCAAGCTTGGATCGGAGTGGGTATTGCGGACTGCGCCGCGGGTTTCGGGCGTCGCAGGATGGACGGTGACAATACTCATACTGAGCGGTCTGTACACGGCTTACTATTCGCTCGGCGCCGACCCGCACCGTCTAATCGAAGCGGCATACGGACGGACCCTGGTGGATAAGGTCTGTGCGGCGATGCTCGTACTGATGATCGGCGCGTACAACCGCTACTGGGTGATGCCCGCGGTTTCTGAGACATCAGCGCAGGCGAGCCTTCTGCGGAATGTGGGCATCGAGTGTATCCTTTTGGTCGGCGTTCTAGGTCTGGCGGCGCTGCTCGCCAACACTCCGCCGGCGCATTGA
- a CDS encoding ATP-binding protein: MPGAFLYVLAAQASGLRFAHDQWLSWDRSLLWPEAADAISAFAAAICLVVLVPLMPRVFAFATGRRLADTNRELEPEVAERKRAEAIFRGLLESAPDAMVIVDAKGNIALVNGQTERLFGYQREEMVGKPMELLMPERFRGRHVSERMNYVKEPRARAMGSGLELFGRRKEGSEFPVEISLCPLRTDAGMLISSAIRDISDRKRVQLELARARDEALEGSRLKSVFVANMSHELRTPLNGIIGFSQLLYAGHIAPGSAEYKQSLADILSSARHLLSVINNALDLAKVESGKMEFVPEPIDPALLVEEVRSVLRAIAAQKNIRVDAEVAPDLGGVVLDSGKLRQVLYNYLSNAIKFSGDGAHITIRMRPEGEAWLRLEVEDSGEGIRAEDLPRLFTEFHQLDSSSSKRHQGTGLGLALTRQIVEAQGGTVGVSSEHSKGSVFWAVLPRRYPARDSNGPERAPNGSHPH; encoded by the coding sequence ATGCCGGGTGCTTTTCTATATGTGCTGGCCGCGCAAGCTTCGGGCCTTCGCTTCGCGCATGACCAGTGGCTGTCGTGGGACCGGTCCTTGCTCTGGCCGGAAGCGGCCGATGCGATATCGGCGTTTGCCGCGGCAATCTGTCTGGTCGTGCTGGTGCCATTGATGCCAAGAGTGTTTGCATTTGCGACCGGCAGGAGACTCGCAGATACCAACCGCGAGCTCGAACCTGAGGTCGCCGAGCGCAAGCGGGCCGAGGCCATTTTTCGAGGTTTGTTGGAATCGGCTCCGGACGCGATGGTGATCGTGGATGCGAAAGGAAACATCGCGCTGGTGAACGGACAGACCGAGAGACTCTTCGGCTATCAGCGGGAGGAGATGGTCGGCAAACCGATGGAGTTGCTGATGCCGGAGCGCTTTCGCGGACGCCACGTAAGCGAGCGCATGAACTACGTCAAGGAGCCGCGGGCGCGAGCGATGGGCAGCGGGCTCGAGTTGTTCGGCCGGCGCAAGGAGGGCAGCGAATTCCCGGTCGAAATCAGCTTGTGTCCGCTGCGCACCGATGCAGGGATGCTGATCTCGAGCGCCATCCGCGACATTTCGGATCGCAAGCGCGTGCAGCTCGAACTGGCGCGTGCGCGCGACGAGGCCCTTGAGGGGTCCAGGCTTAAATCGGTCTTCGTCGCCAACATGTCGCACGAATTGCGCACGCCGCTTAACGGCATTATCGGTTTCAGCCAGTTGCTGTACGCTGGACACATTGCGCCGGGCTCGGCTGAATACAAACAGAGCCTTGCCGATATCCTCTCCAGCGCGCGCCACCTGCTGAGCGTCATCAACAATGCGCTCGACCTCGCCAAGGTCGAATCGGGCAAGATGGAATTCGTGCCGGAGCCGATCGATCCTGCGCTGCTGGTCGAGGAAGTGCGCAGCGTGCTGCGCGCTATAGCTGCGCAAAAGAACATCCGGGTCGACGCTGAAGTCGCGCCGGATCTCGGCGGTGTCGTTCTCGATTCAGGAAAACTGCGGCAGGTCCTCTACAACTATCTTTCGAACGCGATCAAGTTCAGCGGCGATGGCGCGCACATCACGATCCGGATGCGCCCTGAGGGCGAGGCATGGCTGCGCCTCGAGGTCGAGGACAGTGGCGAAGGTATCCGCGCCGAAGATTTGCCGAGGCTGTTCACCGAGTTTCATCAACTCGATTCCTCCTCCAGCAAACGGCATCAGGGCACCGGCCTCGGCCTCGCTCTGACGCGGCAGATCGTCGAGGCGCAGGGCGGCACGGTCGGGGTGTCGAGCGAGCACAGCAAGGGCAGTGTCTTCTGGGCGGTGCTACCGCGCCGCTACCCGGCGCGCGACAGTAACGGGCCGGAGCGGGCCCCAAACGGCAGCCATCCTCATTGA
- a CDS encoding Fe-S-containing protein gives MRTIGVKKLVIGIAAAAVAIAAAMPILHSRCIELRGAEMLTVSMARLADGEAHLFCYRDQAGQRLRFLLAQGDDGKVRAVFDACRQCYKFRQGYKVSHGMLICRLCGNRYPINHMTRGEASCVPVSLAHHEDSSRVEIKVSDLKSGAALF, from the coding sequence ATGCGCACAATCGGTGTAAAAAAACTCGTCATCGGAATAGCGGCCGCGGCGGTCGCGATCGCGGCCGCGATGCCGATCCTGCACTCCCGCTGTATCGAACTTCGAGGCGCGGAGATGCTGACGGTCTCGATGGCGCGGCTGGCCGATGGCGAAGCGCACCTTTTCTGCTACCGCGACCAGGCCGGTCAGCGGCTGCGCTTTCTTCTCGCGCAGGGCGATGACGGCAAGGTCCGCGCGGTCTTCGACGCCTGCCGCCAGTGCTATAAGTTCCGCCAGGGCTACAAAGTATCGCACGGAATGCTGATCTGCAGGCTCTGCGGCAACCGCTATCCGATCAATCACATGACCAGGGGCGAAGCCTCGTGCGTGCCGGTCAGCCTGGCGCATCATGAAGATTCGTCGCGGGTCGAAATCAAAGTGTCCGATCTCAAGTCGGGCGCGGCGCTGTTTTGA